A portion of the Staphylococcus felis genome contains these proteins:
- a CDS encoding general stress protein, producing the protein MTKYEVARTEEDAIKAVESFLRNGYDESEITVISKGKLQTDRFNDSQIQHKSTNATISDKFMRFFIGEDAEEAVLTRYNLEENAKDDLKQDISNNKIVVIGQKDNVKNGEVANNAAYQSQDKGLEHKHMPSEHTGDIE; encoded by the coding sequence ATGACAAAATATGAAGTAGCTCGTACTGAAGAAGATGCAATCAAGGCAGTTGAATCATTTTTACGTAATGGTTACGACGAAAGTGAAATTACGGTTATCAGTAAAGGGAAATTACAAACAGACCGTTTCAACGATTCACAAATTCAACATAAGTCTACTAATGCTACAATTAGTGACAAATTCATGCGATTTTTTATTGGTGAAGATGCCGAGGAAGCTGTTTTGACACGATACAACTTAGAAGAGAATGCCAAGGATGACTTAAAGCAAGACATCTCTAACAATAAAATTGTCGTAATCGGTCAAAAAGACAATGTTAAGAATGGTGAAGTTGCCAACAACGCAGCGTATCAAAGTCAAGATAAGGGTTTGGAACATAAACATATGCCATCAGAGCATACTGGTGATATTGAATAA